A genomic stretch from Bacillus sp. N1-1 includes:
- a CDS encoding diacylglycerol kinase family protein: MTRVAIILNPKAGNVKMVNQIELIQERLQEKYEHVSLHKTEHEGHGAELVEELADDVDILIGAGGDGTIYELANAICKRENRPIFGVIPGGTCNDFSRAIGINQNPMQAVDQLLEDNRSLIDVGRSNDEYFLNFWGIGLITQTSENINPDTKEVFGRLSYYISTAQTINNPEPFHLKVEADETNFEGEAVMMIVGNGPFTGGIQAFFPENNLKDGEFDVLIIKETSLPTFWSIFQSKVFKQSRFNEDILHFQTKNLSITASPEQTIDCDGERYYTTPSTLEVLPKYLTVLTGKNFPN; encoded by the coding sequence TTGACACGTGTAGCCATTATCTTAAATCCTAAAGCAGGAAATGTTAAAATGGTCAATCAAATTGAACTGATACAAGAACGACTTCAAGAAAAATATGAACACGTTTCTCTTCACAAGACAGAACATGAAGGGCACGGTGCTGAATTAGTAGAGGAATTGGCGGATGATGTCGACATTCTTATCGGTGCTGGTGGAGATGGTACCATCTATGAACTAGCAAATGCAATTTGTAAGCGGGAGAACCGTCCTATTTTCGGTGTGATTCCTGGTGGAACTTGTAATGACTTCTCTCGAGCGATCGGGATCAATCAAAATCCGATGCAAGCTGTCGATCAGCTTTTAGAAGATAACCGTTCCCTTATTGATGTTGGGCGTTCTAATGACGAATATTTCTTGAATTTCTGGGGGATTGGATTAATCACGCAAACATCAGAGAACATTAATCCTGATACAAAAGAGGTTTTTGGAAGGCTTTCCTATTACATTAGTACAGCACAAACCATTAATAATCCAGAACCTTTTCACCTTAAAGTAGAAGCTGATGAAACGAATTTTGAAGGAGAAGCGGTGATGATGATTGTGGGGAATGGTCCTTTTACAGGGGGCATTCAAGCTTTCTTCCCTGAAAACAACCTGAAAGATGGAGAATTCGATGTATTAATCATTAAAGAGACGTCACTCCCAACTTTCTGGTCAATTTTTCAATCCAAAGTGTTCAAACAATCTCGGTTTAACGAAGATATTCTTCATTTTCAAACAAAGAACTTAAGTATCACAGCCAGTCCAGAACAGACAATCGACTGCGACGGAGAACGTTATTATACGACTCCGTCGACACTCGAAGTTCTACCAAAATACTTAACTGTTCTTACTGGAAAAAACTTTCCGAACTGA
- a CDS encoding formate/nitrite transporter family protein, translating to MANPSKKHKEVKYPERQFYFPAQIVETFIAKGESHSDRPLNRQFILSILAGAFVTFGAIFSVLIAMGVETEGVSKLLSGIGFVTGYAIVFISGAILFTEVNVLLPTYILQRKFWIPKNILKFWVVCYFGNLIGALLVGTLVVASGSLTPEFYSELTTYTEHKMKFLSEGTLGWFQILLSGIIANWLIGMAAFLATAARDLTGKVLATTLPIIIFVAGNFQHSVANMGYFSTSFIHGSEYSWIEFLFFNLVPASIGNLIGGGVLVALTFTYAFKEEINEERLPREEAE from the coding sequence GTGGCAAATCCAAGTAAAAAACACAAAGAAGTTAAATATCCTGAAAGACAGTTTTATTTCCCTGCACAAATCGTCGAAACGTTTATTGCTAAGGGAGAATCTCATAGTGATCGCCCTCTTAATAGACAGTTTATACTCTCTATTTTAGCTGGGGCATTCGTAACATTTGGCGCTATTTTCTCTGTTCTTATTGCGATGGGAGTAGAAACAGAAGGAGTTAGCAAACTTCTATCTGGCATCGGTTTCGTAACAGGTTATGCCATCGTTTTTATCTCAGGAGCTATTCTGTTTACAGAAGTAAACGTCCTCCTTCCCACCTACATTCTTCAAAGGAAGTTTTGGATTCCGAAAAATATATTAAAGTTCTGGGTCGTTTGCTACTTCGGTAACTTGATAGGTGCTTTACTAGTCGGGACTCTTGTTGTGGCTTCCGGATCATTAACACCTGAATTTTATTCAGAATTAACAACGTATACCGAACATAAAATGAAATTCTTATCTGAAGGAACGTTAGGCTGGTTCCAAATCTTGCTCTCAGGGATCATCGCAAACTGGTTAATTGGAATGGCTGCATTTCTCGCTACTGCCGCTCGTGATTTAACTGGTAAAGTACTCGCAACCACACTTCCTATCATTATTTTCGTCGCTGGAAATTTCCAGCACAGTGTAGCGAATATGGGTTATTTCAGTACCTCATTTATCCATGGATCGGAATACTCCTGGATTGAATTCCTTTTCTTTAACCTCGTTCCAGCGAGTATAGGGAATTTAATCGGTGGCGGCGTACTCGTAGCATTAACGTTTACTTACGCTTTTAAAGAAGAAATAAATGAAGAACGACTACCTCGAGAAGAAGCAGAGTAA
- a CDS encoding PRC-barrel domain-containing protein, translating into MLVSENEVYKYAINTKDGEKGILKELYFDDEHWTIRYLVIDTHKWLPGRKVLISPISIEHTNHETESFSVSLTSQEVSESPDIDTNQPISRKHEMDVNRHFSWPYYWVGTGAWGNGMYPRPFMADDLPDANSSLRNSNEDEENHLRSTKEVAGYHIQATDGEIGHVKDFIFDEETWQLRYFIVDTKNWFSGKEVLLSTKWIHDINWQDRTVIVDVTKEEIHQAPEYRLNEPITRRFEEDLHTHYGKTGYWNF; encoded by the coding sequence ATGCTAGTAAGCGAAAATGAAGTCTATAAATATGCAATCAATACAAAAGATGGAGAAAAAGGTATCTTAAAGGAACTTTATTTCGATGATGAACATTGGACGATCCGCTATCTCGTCATTGACACTCATAAATGGTTACCAGGTCGTAAGGTACTTATTTCTCCGATTTCTATCGAACATACGAACCATGAGACTGAATCATTCTCCGTTTCACTTACCTCTCAAGAAGTAAGTGAAAGTCCTGATATCGATACAAACCAACCCATTTCACGAAAACATGAAATGGACGTAAACCGCCATTTTAGCTGGCCTTATTATTGGGTAGGTACTGGTGCATGGGGAAACGGCATGTACCCAAGACCATTTATGGCAGATGATTTACCTGATGCAAATTCATCATTACGCAATTCCAATGAAGACGAAGAAAACCACCTACGTAGCACGAAAGAAGTAGCCGGCTATCACATCCAGGCTACGGATGGTGAGATTGGTCATGTCAAAGATTTTATCTTTGATGAAGAAACATGGCAGCTTCGTTATTTTATCGTTGATACAAAAAACTGGTTTTCAGGTAAAGAAGTTCTACTCTCAACCAAATGGATCCATGATATCAATTGGCAGGACCGCACGGTTATTGTAGATGTTACAAAAGAAGAGATTCATCAAGCTCCAGAATATCGATTAAACGAACCGATTACACGTCGATTTGAAGAAGATCTTCATACCCATTATGGAAAAACTGGATACTGGAATTTTTAA
- a CDS encoding antibiotic biosynthesis monooxygenase, which produces MNSYVTYGTYDYLLKIKEEHEDENVFLFTNPDSAALYHETNGTTFFKNAKKYEVIDSKGVVQNPGFVVLNHIPVEESERAVFEDRFKNRAGKVENEPGCEGIRILRPVANDTYIVATFWDSEASFKNWQTSEAYETAHKNRHTSKGLPKTIFSGKPYLKTYQIEKPESV; this is translated from the coding sequence ATGAATAGTTATGTTACATATGGAACTTACGATTATCTATTGAAAATAAAAGAAGAACACGAGGATGAGAATGTTTTCCTCTTCACTAATCCAGATAGTGCTGCATTGTATCACGAAACAAATGGCACCACTTTTTTCAAGAACGCAAAAAAATATGAAGTTATCGACAGTAAAGGAGTTGTACAAAACCCTGGATTTGTGGTATTAAATCATATCCCTGTCGAAGAGAGTGAACGCGCTGTATTTGAAGATCGTTTTAAAAACCGAGCTGGTAAGGTTGAGAATGAACCGGGCTGTGAGGGAATCCGGATCTTACGTCCAGTGGCCAATGACACTTATATAGTAGCAACATTCTGGGATAGTGAGGCATCGTTCAAGAACTGGCAAACATCTGAAGCTTATGAAACAGCTCATAAAAACCGTCATACAAGTAAAGGTCTTCCTAAGACGATTTTCTCGGGGAAACCTTATCTGAAAACCTATCAAATAGAAAAACCAGAATCAGTTTGA
- a CDS encoding PBP1A family penicillin-binding protein, producing MKKLGIGLIATLAVFLIGLLGYLGILLAGNYVIDEKKLVMNSATELVDEDGELITKLYFENREPISIDNIPDHVQEAFVATEDSRFYDHHGLDVKAIGRALYRDILAGGKVEGGSTITQQLAKNVFLTNDKSWLRKTKEAVIAINLERSYSKEKILEMYLNQIYFGHGAYGIQSASTMFFNKPASELSVEEGAMLAGLPKAPSNYSPINHPEESKDRRDLVLTLMEKHDYLTPEEAVRLQGKTLALDIAEVTKEPAYLTYIDMTLQEAKTRYNLSNEEVLRGGYQIVVPLNPALQKAAYEQFQNKTLFPGSEADNPPQGGFSMMDAASGGVVAVQGGRDYVQKGFNHVTAKRQPGSALKPLAVYAPALEKKEYSPYTLLKDEKIDYDGYSPSNYNNQYEGQLSLYDAVRVSANAPAVWLLNEIGIPYSKSYLEKSGLSVEDRDLKIALGGIDKGVSPFEMMAAYRPFIEEGKQIQPFFISKLYNNDGKLVGEANQTEEKVYSKQTAWYMTRILEGVVKNGTATSGKSEVAVAGKTGTTSYEGVSGGSRDAWFVGFTPEYVGAVWMGYDRTTDSHYLSGGSEYPVQLFKKVVNASSNENSQKEFKKPSGVKDMEKPISLPNINDVKAEFDFLYGLPAVKLKWTASSDKRVVYHIYEIKDGEREQIAEVDGSGEYTRNSISFFGSVSYEVVPFNPLTDQEGEVSNEASVSLFDRFKNSE from the coding sequence ATGAAAAAACTCGGCATAGGCTTAATCGCAACTCTCGCCGTGTTCCTAATTGGATTATTAGGATACTTAGGGATATTATTAGCAGGAAACTATGTTATTGACGAAAAAAAGCTTGTAATGAATTCTGCAACCGAACTCGTCGATGAAGATGGTGAACTTATTACAAAACTTTATTTCGAAAACCGTGAACCTATTTCAATAGATAACATCCCTGATCATGTTCAAGAAGCATTTGTTGCGACAGAAGATAGTCGTTTCTATGATCATCATGGTCTGGATGTAAAAGCAATAGGAAGAGCACTTTATCGCGATATTTTAGCGGGGGGAAAAGTGGAAGGAGGTAGTACAATCACACAGCAGCTCGCTAAAAATGTTTTTCTAACGAATGATAAGTCATGGCTTAGGAAAACAAAAGAAGCCGTTATTGCGATTAATCTTGAACGGAGTTATAGCAAAGAAAAAATTTTAGAAATGTACTTGAATCAAATATATTTCGGACATGGCGCCTATGGTATTCAATCTGCTTCTACAATGTTTTTTAATAAACCCGCTTCAGAATTAAGTGTAGAGGAGGGGGCTATGCTTGCGGGCCTTCCGAAAGCACCATCCAACTATTCGCCTATTAATCATCCAGAGGAAAGTAAAGATCGACGTGATCTTGTTTTAACTTTGATGGAAAAGCATGATTATTTAACACCAGAAGAAGCGGTTCGTCTTCAGGGAAAAACGCTTGCTCTTGATATTGCTGAGGTTACGAAAGAGCCGGCATATCTTACGTATATCGATATGACACTTCAAGAAGCTAAGACACGATATAATTTATCGAACGAAGAGGTGCTGAGGGGTGGTTATCAAATCGTTGTACCATTAAATCCTGCATTGCAGAAAGCCGCATATGAACAGTTTCAAAATAAGACTCTTTTTCCAGGGAGCGAAGCAGATAACCCGCCGCAGGGAGGGTTTTCCATGATGGATGCAGCAAGTGGAGGTGTAGTGGCTGTTCAGGGAGGTCGTGATTACGTTCAGAAAGGATTTAATCACGTTACAGCAAAAAGACAACCTGGCTCTGCACTAAAACCATTAGCGGTCTATGCTCCAGCGCTTGAGAAAAAAGAGTATAGTCCTTACACGTTACTTAAAGATGAAAAGATTGATTACGATGGTTACTCACCATCCAACTATAATAATCAATACGAGGGTCAACTTTCACTTTATGATGCTGTAAGGGTGTCGGCGAATGCCCCTGCTGTTTGGCTTCTAAATGAAATTGGTATTCCATATTCCAAATCTTATCTTGAGAAAAGTGGGCTTTCGGTAGAAGATCGTGACCTAAAAATTGCTCTCGGCGGGATTGATAAGGGCGTATCACCATTTGAAATGATGGCAGCTTATCGACCGTTTATTGAAGAGGGGAAGCAGATTCAGCCTTTTTTTATTAGTAAACTATACAATAATGATGGCAAGCTTGTGGGAGAAGCCAATCAGACTGAAGAAAAAGTTTATTCAAAGCAAACGGCATGGTATATGACTAGGATTCTTGAGGGCGTTGTAAAAAATGGTACTGCTACTAGTGGAAAGTCGGAGGTAGCCGTTGCTGGTAAAACAGGAACAACTTCTTATGAAGGGGTATCAGGAGGCTCTCGTGATGCTTGGTTTGTTGGATTCACTCCTGAATACGTTGGTGCTGTTTGGATGGGGTACGATAGAACCACAGATTCACACTATTTATCTGGTGGAAGTGAATATCCTGTTCAACTGTTTAAAAAAGTTGTTAATGCCTCTTCGAATGAAAATAGTCAGAAGGAGTTTAAGAAACCTTCAGGTGTGAAAGATATGGAGAAACCAATCTCCCTTCCTAATATTAATGATGTTAAAGCTGAGTTTGATTTTCTATATGGATTACCAGCAGTCAAACTAAAGTGGACCGCTTCATCAGATAAGCGTGTTGTTTATCACATTTATGAAATAAAAGATGGAGAGCGAGAGCAAATCGCTGAAGTAGATGGAAGCGGAGAGTATACTAGAAATTCGATTTCTTTCTTTGGATCTGTATCATATGAAGTTGTACCATTTAATCCGTTAACAGATCAAGAAGGTGAAGTATCTAATGAGGCTTCAGTTAGTTTATTTGATAGGTTTAAAAATAGTGAATAA
- the hemE gene encoding uroporphyrinogen decarboxylase produces the protein MNKATFNDQFLRACRGEETDHTPVWYMRQAGRYQAEYRKIREKYSFHEMNLNPEVAAEVTRFAVEQLGVDSAILFADIMTPLPSIGIDVEIKSGIGPVIDNPIKTRSDIDRLGELDPLKDIPYVMETIKMLREQLSVPLIGFSGAPFTVASYMIEGGPSKNYHKTKAFMYSDPEGWYQLMNKLGDMTIAYLTAQVQAGAQAVQLFDSWVGALNEADYRTYIAPVMNRIFSRLKELNVPLLMFGVGASHLIQEWNKLPVDVIGIDWRISIKKAREVEGITKPLMGNLEPALLLAPWEVIEERTKEILDQGMETPGFIFNLGHGVFPQVKVETLQRLTHFVHEYTRKK, from the coding sequence ATGAATAAAGCAACATTTAATGATCAATTTCTTCGGGCATGCCGGGGGGAGGAAACGGACCATACACCTGTATGGTATATGAGACAAGCCGGGCGATACCAAGCAGAGTATAGAAAGATCAGAGAGAAATATTCGTTTCATGAGATGAATTTGAATCCAGAAGTAGCAGCGGAAGTAACGCGATTTGCTGTTGAACAGCTTGGGGTTGACTCAGCCATTCTATTTGCGGATATTATGACGCCTCTTCCTTCTATTGGAATAGATGTTGAAATTAAATCAGGAATTGGTCCTGTTATTGATAATCCGATTAAAACAAGATCTGATATTGATCGACTTGGCGAACTTGATCCATTGAAAGATATTCCGTATGTGATGGAGACCATTAAAATGCTTCGAGAGCAGTTATCTGTTCCATTAATTGGATTTAGTGGGGCGCCGTTTACTGTAGCGAGCTATATGATTGAAGGTGGGCCTTCTAAGAATTATCATAAAACGAAGGCATTTATGTATTCAGATCCTGAGGGATGGTATCAACTAATGAATAAGCTTGGAGATATGACAATTGCTTATCTTACAGCTCAAGTACAAGCAGGAGCTCAGGCTGTTCAGCTTTTTGATTCATGGGTAGGTGCGCTAAACGAAGCAGATTATCGAACTTATATTGCGCCAGTGATGAATAGAATTTTCTCACGTCTTAAAGAATTGAATGTGCCGCTTTTAATGTTTGGGGTTGGAGCTAGTCACCTTATTCAGGAGTGGAATAAGCTTCCTGTCGATGTGATTGGAATTGATTGGAGAATATCAATTAAGAAGGCGAGAGAAGTGGAAGGTATTACAAAGCCTCTAATGGGAAATCTAGAGCCGGCTCTTCTTCTTGCTCCATGGGAAGTTATTGAGGAAAGAACGAAAGAAATCCTTGATCAAGGTATGGAAACACCTGGATTTATTTTTAATCTTGGACACGGTGTGTTTCCACAAGTTAAAGTCGAAACCTTGCAACGTCTTACTCACTTTGTACACGAGTACACACGTAAGAAATAG
- the hemH gene encoding ferrochelatase has protein sequence MKRTIGLLVMAYGTPRSETEIEPYYTHIRRGKRPTEEMLQDLIERYEAIGGISPLSDISKEQAEKLEDHMNKQFGDQVTFKSYLGLKHIEPFVEDAVRNMQKDGIEEAVSIVLAPHYSTVSVKTYNERARTEANKLGYPDIVAIDQWYNEPKFIQYWVNQLQSYLSQISEQEKQKTIVIFSAHSLPERILKEGDPYPAQLEETAKHIAKRAGIDHYAVGWQSEGNTPDPWIGPDIQDLTRDLFEQEGFTGFIYCPVGFVADHLEVLYDNDYECRQMTDELGAAYHRPEMPNATNEFIEILATVVTNELIKKKMISHE, from the coding sequence ATGAAGCGAACCATCGGCCTACTAGTTATGGCCTACGGTACACCGCGAAGTGAAACAGAAATTGAACCATACTATACACATATACGTCGGGGGAAAAGACCTACAGAGGAAATGCTGCAGGATTTAATCGAACGCTATGAGGCCATAGGCGGTATATCTCCCCTATCAGATATTTCTAAAGAACAGGCTGAGAAATTAGAAGATCACATGAATAAACAGTTTGGCGATCAGGTCACTTTTAAAAGCTATCTTGGTTTAAAACATATTGAACCTTTTGTAGAAGATGCGGTTCGCAATATGCAAAAAGATGGAATAGAGGAAGCGGTTAGTATTGTACTAGCTCCCCACTATTCGACTGTTAGTGTGAAAACGTATAATGAACGAGCTAGAACAGAAGCAAACAAGCTAGGTTACCCCGATATAGTAGCGATTGATCAATGGTACAACGAACCGAAGTTCATTCAATACTGGGTCAACCAGCTTCAATCCTATTTAAGTCAAATAAGTGAGCAAGAGAAACAGAAAACGATTGTTATTTTTTCTGCTCATAGCTTACCAGAGAGAATACTAAAAGAAGGCGATCCTTACCCAGCTCAGCTTGAGGAAACAGCAAAACATATTGCAAAGAGAGCTGGTATTGATCACTATGCGGTAGGCTGGCAAAGCGAAGGAAATACGCCGGACCCCTGGATTGGACCGGATATTCAGGATTTAACACGGGATTTATTTGAACAGGAAGGCTTCACAGGTTTTATCTATTGTCCTGTTGGTTTTGTCGCAGACCATCTTGAAGTATTATATGATAACGACTATGAGTGTCGACAGATGACTGATGAACTTGGGGCGGCTTACCATCGTCCAGAAATGCCAAACGCGACAAATGAGTTTATTGAGATCTTAGCAACAGTTGTTACGAACGAATTAATTAAAAAGAAGATGATAAGTCATGAATAA